One Pseudomonas sp. MM213 genomic window, GCTGTCTTCGACATACCCGGCACCGCCCATGCATTCGGCAGCTTCGTTGATCATCGCGGGCGCGCGCTTACAGATCCAGTACTTGCCCACGGCGGTCACCAGGCGGGCGAATTTGGCTTCGTGCCCGTCATCCAGATGATCCAGCGCCTTGCCCATGCGCAGGCTCAACGCCAACGCGGCTTCGCTCTCCAAGGCCAGATCGGCGAGGACGTTCTGCATCAACGGTTGTTCGCTGAGCAGCTTGCCGCCGACGCTGCGATGGGCGCAGTGATGACTGGCCTGGGTCAGCGCCTGACGCATCAAGGCGCTGGAACCGACCATGCAATCGAAGCGGGTCATGGCAACCATTTCGATAATGGTCGGAACGCCGCGCCCCTCTTCGCCAACCATCCACGCCAGCGCACCGCGAAACTCGACTTCGCTGGAGGCGTTGGAGCAATTGCCGAGTTTGTTTTTCAGGCGCTGGATGTAGAACTGATTGCGCGTGTCGTCCGGACGATGGCGCGGCAACAGGAAGCAGGTCAAACCTTTGTCAGTCTGGGCCAGCGTGAGGAAGGCATCGCACATCGGCGCGGAACAGAACCACTTGTGGCCCACCAGTTCGTAGGCTTGGCCCGGTCCGCTGGCACCCACCGGATACGCCTTGGTGGTGTTGGCCCGCACATCGGTGCCGCCCTGTTTCTCGGTCATCGCCATGCCAATGGTGACACCGGCCTTGTGGGCCATGCCGACATTGCGCGGGTCGTATTCGGTGGCGAGGATTTTCGGCAGCCACTGCCGGGCGAGATCGGGCTGCAAGCGCATCGCCGGCACACTGGCGAAGGTCATGGTCAGCGGGCAACCGCTGCCGGCTTCGGCCTGGCTGTGCAGGTAGGTCATGGAAGCGCGGGCGACATGGGCGCCGTCCTGTGGATGCGCCCAGGGCAGCGAGGTCAAACCGTGCTCGATCGCCGTGCGCATCAGCTCGTGATACGCCGGGTGAAATTCCACCAGATCGATGCGGTGACCGTAGCGGTCGTGGCTGCTGAACACCGGTTTGTTCTGGTTGGCCAGGAACCCCGCTTCCATCAGCGGCCCGCCGGCCAGCGCGCCGTAAGTGTCGATCCGCGACTCGGCCCAACCGGCCCCGAAACGCTGCGACCACTCCTGCAAAGGCAGGTCGATGCGATACAGGTTGGCGCCGTCCAGCGACGGCGGCTGGTTGGTGACTTCGTGGGTTTCGGCGAACTGATGCAGGTTCATGACGGGGCTCCTTTGGTCAGCCAAGGAGTTCAGTTAAGCACTGCCCCGAGGCCGAACAAAGTGGCATATCCGCCTAACTGTCGGCGCTTTCGCCTTGTTTTGGACAAAGCACGCGTCGATACAACGCGGCCTGCAAGTCTTCGAATTTCACCGGTTTGCTCAAGTAATCGATCAGTGCACCGGTTGGGCAACGCTCCCGATCAGCGCTCAAGGCAATCATGAACACCGGCAATTCGGCACAACCCGGCAAGTCCCGGATCTGGCAGCAGACAGACTCCCCGTCGAGGGGCGGTAGCTGACAATCGAGGAGTACGGCGTCGAAGGTTTCACGCTGCAGGACTTCCAGCGCGGCCACCCCGTTATCCGCCGTACGGACCCGAAACCCGAGCTTGAGCAACATGCCGCGCATCACCAATTGATTGATGCTGTTGTCGTCCACCAGCAGCACCGTGCAGTCCTGAGGCAAGCGCAGACGCGGGAATTCCCGGGTCATCAATGGCGTTGTCACGCGCTCGACCACCGGCAATTCAAACTCGACGTCAAGCTGGAAGCGGCTGCCGCGACCAGGTTCGGAGCGGTGCGTGAGGTTCCCGCCGAGCAGGTCGACCAGTTGTCGACAGATCGCCAGGCCGACACCGAGGCCGCCATATTCACGGGTCATCGAGCCGTCGAGCTGGAAGAACCGCTGATACAGCGTCGCCTCGCCCAGATCGGTGAAACCGATGCCGGTGTCGATCACCGCAAAGGACAATGCCAGCTTGCCGGGCTCCGCGTTTTTACCCGAGACCCGCAGCGCCACCCCGCCCACTCGCGTGAACTTGATCGCGTTATCCAGCAGGCATTCCAGGCATTGCGCCAACTTGACGTTATCGCCGTACAAGCGGTCCGGCAGGCCCGGTGTCACCTCGACCTTGAAGTCCAGCGACTTGCCCGACGCGTTGCCTTCGAACTGCACGCGCAAGGTATCGACCACGCTGCGCAAACTGAAGGTGGACGCCGAAGCCTTGAGCTTGCCGGCCTGCAATTCGGTCAGGGTAAGAATGCCGTTGACCATGCGCATCATGTCGCGTGCCGAACCGGCGGCCGTTTGCTGGTATTGCTCCAGCTCCGGGTCCATCTCGACGGTTTGCATCAATTCCAGCGAACCGATCACGCCGTTCATGGGGGTGCGCAATTCGTGGGTCAGCGTGGCGAGGAATTCATCCTTGAGCTTGTTACTGTGCGCCAGTTGCTGGTTGAGCACTTCAAGCTTCTGGCCAGCATCGAACAAGGTTTGCGCCTGTTGCTCGCGCATGGCGTTGATGCGGTCGGCCAGGGCCAGGGACAGCAGCGCCACCTCGATGGCCGAACCGATCTGGCTGGAATACATGGTCAGGAATACGTTCGGCAGGTAACCCAGCACCATCATCGTATTGATGATGCCGCCGAGCAAAAACGCCGACCAGGCGATGATGAAATAGCGCGCCACCCGCAAGCCGCGCCACCAGGCGAAAAACCCTGCGGCGAAAATCACCACGGTGAACGACAGGGCCAGCGTCGTCGCCAGGCGCAGGGCCAGGGCGTAACTGGTCATCAATGACAACCCGACGACGACCGCACTGAACGCAATCAACGCCAGCAGCAAGCGATCGAGCCAGCGGCTGAGGGTCGCCGTTTGCAGGAAGCTGCGGGCGAACTGGCTGCCGAACAGCCCTGCACAACCAATGAAAAACGGCGTCGCGGCGTTGGCCCACCACGGATTATCTGGCCAGAAATACTCTACGGCCGCGCCATTCACCGACAGCTGATACAGGCCGAACGAGGCAATATAAAAGATGTAATAGAGGTAGCTGGTGTCGCGCACGCTCAGGTAGATGAACAGGTTGTAGACCAGCATCCCCAGCAACACGCCGTAAATCAGGCCCAACACATAAAGCCGCACCGGCTGTTCTTCGAGGAACGCGGTGCTCGACCACAACGTGACCGGCGCCTGGATCGACCCTTCGCTTTGCAGGCGCAAGTACACGGTTTGCGCTTGGTCGGGCGTGAAGTTCAGATCGAACAGGTAGTTGTTCTGGCGAATCTCGCGACTGCTGAACGGCAAGGCGTCGCCGGTCTGACGGGCCAATTGATAGCTACCGCCGGCATCAGGCAAATACAGATCAAGGTGGTCGAGGGGCGGATAGGCCAGTTCCAGCAGCCACGTCCGCTGTGCAGCGGGATTGGTCGGGCGGTAATGCAGGTCGATTTTCAGCCAAAACACCGAACGCGAGTAACCGGCGTTGAGCGTGGCCTTGTCATGGGGCTTGAAGTGTCCGGCAGCGGCTTGCGCGCGGATATCGGCAATGCTCGCCTGACCATCGGCGTCTTCGAACACTTGCAGGGTTCGGCCCAAGGGCAGGCTTTGAGTGAACTCATCGAACTCGACTGCGCTTGCCATGAGGGGCAAGCAAAACAGCAACATCAGCAAATAGCGCATTTAAGCCCCAGCGTGGCCTGTCCGGTTATCTCAGGAAGCCCCTCATTCCTTTTGAGTAGACGTAAAACCGGCATTACCTGTTATTGGTTTGGATCCACTCTAGCATAGCCGTTGATGGCCATTGAACACCATTGAAATTTTTCTTGGAAAGGCTCTAGAACAGGCGTTCCAGAGAAGAATATAGAGCCAGAGCTGTTTGCTCGGTCAGATTGTGACAATCCCGGACGACTGCATTTCCAGCCCATGACACTCTATCGGCAGACCTGGCGGGCACTGCACCCGAAAATCGATGTTTGGTGGTAAGCTCGCGCACCATGAATATCTACAGCTCTCGCCCCGTTGTCCTCTGTCTCTCCGGCCACGACCCAAGTGGTGGCGCCGGCTTGCAGGCAGATATCGAAGCCCTGCTTGCCCAGGGATGTCATGCGGCTCCGGCCGTCACCGCCCTGACCGTGCAAGACACGGTCAACGTCACGGATTTCCGCGTCCTCGACCGTGAGTGGGTGCTGGCTCAGGCCAACGCCGTGCTCAACGACTCCGAAGTCGCCGCCGTCAAGCTGGGCATGCTCGGTTCCCTGGAAATGGTCGACACCGTCGTCGAACTGCTTCAGGCGCACCCGCATTTGCCGATGGTCTGCGACCCGGTGCTGCGCGCCGGCGGTGGCGGACGACTGGGCAAGGACGAAGTCGGCTACGCCATGCGCGAACGCTTGCTGCCCTTGGCTATCATCGCCACCCCTAACCTTCCCGAAGCCCGCATCCTCGCTGAACTGCCAGAAGGCACCGCCGACGAGTGCGCTGAAAAACTCCTGCCGTTCGTCAAACACCTGCTGATCACCGGCGGCCACGGTGATGAACACGAAATACACAATCGCCTGTACAGCCGCGACGGTCTGCGCGAAACCTATACCTGCCAGCGCTTGCCCGGCAGTTACCACGGTTCCGGTTGCACATTGGCGAGCGCCCTCGCCGGTCGTCTGGCCCAGGGTGAAAACCTCATCAGTGCCGTGCAGAGCGCGCTTAACTACACGTGGCGCACCCTGCGCGATGCCGAGCAGTTGGGCAAAGGCCAGTTCGTGCCGCGCCGCCTGCCACTGGATTTCTGTTCGTAACGCCATGAGGCTTGCCCGATGAAACTACGTGGCCTGTACGCCATTACCGACAGCCAGTTACTGGCCGGTAAATTTCTTTCGTACGTGGAGGCGGCGCTGGAAGGCGGCGTCACCCTGCTGCAATACCGCGACAAGAGCAGCGACGAGGCCCGCCGTCTGCGTGAAGCTGAAGCCCTGCGTGATTTGTGCGAACGCTACAAGACCCATCTGATCATCAATGACGATGCCGAACTGGCCGCACGCCTGAACGTCGGCGTGCACCTGGGCCAGACCGACGGCCCGCTGACCCCGGCCCGTGCGTTGCTCGGTCGCCAGGCGATCATCGGCTCGACCTGTCACGCGCAACTCGAACTCGCCGAACAAGCGGCCAAGGAAGGCGCCAGTTATGTCGCCTTCGGCCGTTTCTTCAATTCCAGTACCAAACCCGGCGCCCCGACTTGCAGCCTCGAACTGCTCGACCAGGCCCGCAGCACATTGCACCTGCCGATCTGCGCGATCGGCGGCATCACCCTGGAAAACGCCGCCCCGCTGGTGGCCCACGGGGTCGATCTGCTGGCGGTGGTCCACGGCCTGTTTGGCGCCGAGAGCACGGCTGAAGTGACCCGTCGCGCCCGCGCATTCAACGAATTACTAAAAATCTGATTTGAGAGCCCCATCATGTCTCGTTCCGAAACGCTGTTTGCCAATGCCCAGAAACACATTCCCGGTGGCGTGAATTCGCCTGTTCGCGCGTTCAAGAGCGTTGGCGGCACTCCCCTGTTTTTCAAACACGCTGAAGGCGCCTACGTCACCGACGAAGACGACAAGCGTTATGTGGATTACGTCGGCTCCTGGGGGCCGATGATCCTCGGCCACAGCCATCCGGACGTGCTGGACGCGGTACGCAAGCAGCTGGAACACGGCTTGTCCTACGGCGCCCCGACCGAGATGGAAACCGAGATGGCCGATCTGGTCTGCTCGATCGTGCCATCGATGGAAATGGTGCGCATGGTCAGCTCCGGCACCGAAGCGACCATGAGCGCGATTCGCCTGGCCCGTGGTTTCACCGGTCGCGACAGCATCATCAAGTTCGAAGGCTGCTACCACGGCCACTCCGACAGCCTGCTGGTTAAAGCAGGTTCCGGCGCCCTGACCCAAGGCGTGCCGAGCTCGGCCGGTGTACCGGCGGCCTTCGCCAAACACACCCTGACCCTGCCGTTCAACGACATCGACGCCGTAGAAACCATGCTCGCTGAAGTGGGCCAGGACGTGGCCTGCATCATCGTCGAGCCGGTGGCCGGCAACATGAACTGCGTACCGCCGGCACCGGGCTTCCTTGAAGGCCTGCGGACCCTGTGCGACAAGCACGGCGTGGTGCTGATTTTCGACGAAGTGATGACCGGTTTCCGCGTTGCCCTCGGCGGTGCTCAAGCGCATTACGGCGTTACGCCAGACCTGACCACATTCGGCAAGATCATCGGTGGTGGCATGCCGGTTGGCTGCTTCGGCGGCAAACGCGCAATCATGTCGCACATCGCGCCACTGGGCCCGGTGTACCAGGCTGGCACCTTGTCGGGTAACCCGCTGGCAATGGCGGCCGGCCTGACGACCTTGCGCCTGATCAGCCGCCCAGGCTTCCACGCCGAACTGAGCGACTACACCAGCCGCCTGCTCGATGGCCTGCAACAGCGCGCCGACGCTGCCGGCATTCCGTTCGTGACCACCCAGGCCGGTGGCATGTTCGGCTTGTACTTCAGCGGCGCCGACGACATCGTCACCTTCGATGACGTGATGGCCAGCGACGCGAAGCTGTTCGGCCGCTTCTTCCACCTGATGCTCG contains:
- a CDS encoding hybrid sensor histidine kinase/response regulator, translated to MRYLLMLLFCLPLMASAVEFDEFTQSLPLGRTLQVFEDADGQASIADIRAQAAAGHFKPHDKATLNAGYSRSVFWLKIDLHYRPTNPAAQRTWLLELAYPPLDHLDLYLPDAGGSYQLARQTGDALPFSSREIRQNNYLFDLNFTPDQAQTVYLRLQSEGSIQAPVTLWSSTAFLEEQPVRLYVLGLIYGVLLGMLVYNLFIYLSVRDTSYLYYIFYIASFGLYQLSVNGAAVEYFWPDNPWWANAATPFFIGCAGLFGSQFARSFLQTATLSRWLDRLLLALIAFSAVVVGLSLMTSYALALRLATTLALSFTVVIFAAGFFAWWRGLRVARYFIIAWSAFLLGGIINTMMVLGYLPNVFLTMYSSQIGSAIEVALLSLALADRINAMREQQAQTLFDAGQKLEVLNQQLAHSNKLKDEFLATLTHELRTPMNGVIGSLELMQTVEMDPELEQYQQTAAGSARDMMRMVNGILTLTELQAGKLKASASTFSLRSVVDTLRVQFEGNASGKSLDFKVEVTPGLPDRLYGDNVKLAQCLECLLDNAIKFTRVGGVALRVSGKNAEPGKLALSFAVIDTGIGFTDLGEATLYQRFFQLDGSMTREYGGLGVGLAICRQLVDLLGGNLTHRSEPGRGSRFQLDVEFELPVVERVTTPLMTREFPRLRLPQDCTVLLVDDNSINQLVMRGMLLKLGFRVRTADNGVAALEVLQRETFDAVLLDCQLPPLDGESVCCQIRDLPGCAELPVFMIALSADRERCPTGALIDYLSKPVKFEDLQAALYRRVLCPKQGESADS
- a CDS encoding acyl-CoA dehydrogenase family protein produces the protein MNLHQFAETHEVTNQPPSLDGANLYRIDLPLQEWSQRFGAGWAESRIDTYGALAGGPLMEAGFLANQNKPVFSSHDRYGHRIDLVEFHPAYHELMRTAIEHGLTSLPWAHPQDGAHVARASMTYLHSQAEAGSGCPLTMTFASVPAMRLQPDLARQWLPKILATEYDPRNVGMAHKAGVTIGMAMTEKQGGTDVRANTTKAYPVGASGPGQAYELVGHKWFCSAPMCDAFLTLAQTDKGLTCFLLPRHRPDDTRNQFYIQRLKNKLGNCSNASSEVEFRGALAWMVGEEGRGVPTIIEMVAMTRFDCMVGSSALMRQALTQASHHCAHRSVGGKLLSEQPLMQNVLADLALESEAALALSLRMGKALDHLDDGHEAKFARLVTAVGKYWICKRAPAMINEAAECMGGAGYVEDSILPRLYREAPVNSTWEGSGNVQCLDVLRALSKEPGVLDVLFSELGDGHGDKRLAAHISQLQAAFKDTSDIQYRARQLTEDIALGLQAKLLLEAGNSAVSDAFIASRLGDAGRVYGALPRGLDVEAIVARSTPSM
- a CDS encoding hydroxymethylpyrimidine/phosphomethylpyrimidine kinase, which produces MNIYSSRPVVLCLSGHDPSGGAGLQADIEALLAQGCHAAPAVTALTVQDTVNVTDFRVLDREWVLAQANAVLNDSEVAAVKLGMLGSLEMVDTVVELLQAHPHLPMVCDPVLRAGGGGRLGKDEVGYAMRERLLPLAIIATPNLPEARILAELPEGTADECAEKLLPFVKHLLITGGHGDEHEIHNRLYSRDGLRETYTCQRLPGSYHGSGCTLASALAGRLAQGENLISAVQSALNYTWRTLRDAEQLGKGQFVPRRLPLDFCS
- the hemL gene encoding glutamate-1-semialdehyde 2,1-aminomutase, with product MSRSETLFANAQKHIPGGVNSPVRAFKSVGGTPLFFKHAEGAYVTDEDDKRYVDYVGSWGPMILGHSHPDVLDAVRKQLEHGLSYGAPTEMETEMADLVCSIVPSMEMVRMVSSGTEATMSAIRLARGFTGRDSIIKFEGCYHGHSDSLLVKAGSGALTQGVPSSAGVPAAFAKHTLTLPFNDIDAVETMLAEVGQDVACIIVEPVAGNMNCVPPAPGFLEGLRTLCDKHGVVLIFDEVMTGFRVALGGAQAHYGVTPDLTTFGKIIGGGMPVGCFGGKRAIMSHIAPLGPVYQAGTLSGNPLAMAAGLTTLRLISRPGFHAELSDYTSRLLDGLQQRADAAGIPFVTTQAGGMFGLYFSGADDIVTFDDVMASDAKLFGRFFHLMLEGGVYLAPSAFEAGFTSIAHGEAELKLTLDAAERAFAALK
- the thiE gene encoding thiamine phosphate synthase, with the translated sequence MKLRGLYAITDSQLLAGKFLSYVEAALEGGVTLLQYRDKSSDEARRLREAEALRDLCERYKTHLIINDDAELAARLNVGVHLGQTDGPLTPARALLGRQAIIGSTCHAQLELAEQAAKEGASYVAFGRFFNSSTKPGAPTCSLELLDQARSTLHLPICAIGGITLENAAPLVAHGVDLLAVVHGLFGAESTAEVTRRARAFNELLKI